A window of Corallococcus macrosporus DSM 14697 contains these coding sequences:
- the apaG gene encoding Co2+/Mg2+ efflux protein ApaG produces MSSSATTDGIRITVKPSYWPERSAPESGQFAFMYTVEIANEGDAPAQLKARHWVITDATGKVEEVRGEGVVGRQPHLGPGERFEYTSWAMLRTPFGTMRGSYDMARPDGTRFEARIAEFALTLPNSLH; encoded by the coding sequence ATGTCCTCCAGCGCCACCACCGACGGCATCCGCATCACCGTGAAGCCCTCCTACTGGCCGGAGCGCAGCGCTCCGGAGTCCGGGCAGTTCGCCTTCATGTACACGGTGGAGATTGCCAACGAGGGCGACGCGCCCGCGCAGCTCAAGGCACGGCACTGGGTCATCACCGATGCCACGGGCAAGGTGGAGGAGGTGCGGGGCGAGGGCGTGGTGGGCCGCCAGCCCCACCTGGGGCCCGGAGAGCGGTTCGAGTACACGAGCTGGGCCATGCTCCGCACGCCCTTCGGCACCATGCGCGGCAGCTATGACATGGCGCGGCCGGACGGCACGCGCTTCGAGGCGCGCATCGCCGAGTTCGCGCTCACCCTCCCCAATTCCCTGCACTGA
- the hemH gene encoding ferrochelatase: MPTPTSKRGLLLVNLGTPDAPQPGPVRRYLREFLSDPRVIDIHPVARWALLNLVILPVRPAKSAEAYRKIWMKEGSPLLVYSQALAAQVAERLAGEYEVVLAMRYGSPSIPDGIAALKARGVSEFTVLPLYPQEAASSTASSLARTYEVLAQSWDVPFVRAVPAFFEHPGFLDAFTTVARPVIDEARADYVLFSFHGLPERHMRKSDPTGTHCLSTASCCDALTDANRHCYRAQSYATARGLAQRLGLPADGWSVSFQSRLGRTPWVKPYTDVVLPELAKQGVKRLAVMCPAFVADCLETLEEIGLRAREQFVEAGGESLTLVPSLNAHPAWVDAVVRMVRESDGPPTAAAAP; encoded by the coding sequence ATGCCAACGCCCACCTCGAAGCGAGGGCTGCTGCTCGTCAACCTGGGGACGCCGGACGCGCCCCAGCCGGGGCCGGTGCGCCGCTACCTGCGCGAGTTCCTCAGCGATCCGCGCGTCATCGACATCCACCCCGTGGCCCGCTGGGCGCTGCTCAACCTCGTCATCCTGCCGGTGCGGCCGGCGAAGAGCGCGGAGGCGTACCGCAAAATCTGGATGAAGGAGGGCTCGCCGCTGCTGGTGTACAGCCAGGCCCTGGCGGCCCAGGTGGCCGAGCGGCTGGCGGGCGAGTACGAGGTGGTGCTGGCCATGCGGTATGGCTCGCCCTCCATCCCCGACGGCATCGCGGCGCTCAAGGCGCGCGGCGTGTCGGAGTTCACCGTGCTGCCGCTGTACCCGCAGGAGGCCGCGTCCTCCACGGCGTCCTCGCTGGCGCGCACCTACGAGGTGCTGGCCCAGTCCTGGGACGTGCCCTTCGTGCGCGCGGTGCCGGCCTTCTTCGAGCACCCGGGCTTCCTGGACGCCTTCACCACCGTGGCGCGGCCGGTGATTGACGAGGCGCGCGCCGACTACGTCCTCTTCAGCTTCCACGGCCTGCCGGAGCGGCACATGCGCAAGAGCGACCCCACGGGGACGCACTGCCTGTCCACGGCCTCGTGCTGCGACGCCCTGACGGACGCGAACCGGCACTGCTACCGCGCGCAGAGCTACGCGACGGCGCGGGGGCTGGCGCAGCGGCTGGGCCTGCCGGCGGACGGGTGGAGCGTGTCCTTCCAGTCGCGCCTGGGCCGCACGCCGTGGGTGAAGCCGTACACGGACGTGGTGCTGCCGGAGCTGGCGAAGCAGGGCGTGAAGCGGCTGGCGGTGATGTGCCCGGCCTTCGTGGCGGACTGCCTGGAGACGCTGGAGGAGATTGGCCTCCGCGCGCGGGAGCAGTTCGTGGAGGCGGGAGGGGAGTCGCTGACGCTCGTCCCCTCCCTCAACGCCCACCCGGCGTGGGTGGACGCGGTGGTGCGCATGGTGCGCGAGTCGGACGGCCCGCCTACTGCTGCGGCTGCGCCGTAG
- a CDS encoding DEAD/DEAH box helicase, producing the protein MSAPLDESVTPLFDTASDALAWLRAQGLEHLSRLSLAVLMPLVDAAWLPQARPVLARRRLVELLSTDSLARWMTEAMPSPRMKELLPTLAWRFVEAERLGAEASRASLEERLAPPGDSRTHRVHGLLLALRARVPASVAPRPVHALVPDLMQYDAPLPGFRLRETRISELPVGAHAGFILPEARLIFSPTEVTGDCSCGATFCVHLLAVIDTALLWLRQPWSETFGEELEELVRPGWERALRALERAVDDSPGGPGGGEVSWRLDVINGYGVELAPYVHKRNKKGQRSTGAKVSRRKLLQEHGSQLSAADARLAALLPESEAPASRALLFELVGHPRIHLDENPDLLVRIERAKVGLVAEDRDGVVIVSAGVDGATLPSAMLERVRRAPPEEGLYVWDDHQRVLTVLDAGPEVRALLTALNRHGNAFPPESHVALLDQLSKLSLRVPVALPRSVMGESVPLRYVSVVRMEAHASGAVRVELRARPLPDSPTFIPGEGARDVHIRRGTGAVHAVRDFVQERDTAELLQARLPLDTAEPEELPFTFRFTSAQGGLAVLAACTEVEPRPELEWVGAPVRLFQAPAPQALKVILERKRDWFGVLGGLSVEGERVELARLLDAARRKERWVQVDATSYVEIEGALREHLERLADHAHATRHGLEVGPSAVEALTALQDAGADVEADKTWQSLVERIFAAKELKPRVPAGLKTALRDYQQEGFRWLTRLASWGAGGVLADDMGLGKTVQALTVLLDRSKLGPALVLAPTSVAFNWMEEAKRFAPSLRMTLFSEVADRGQTLERLGPKDVLVMSYGLLTRDIERLSKLRFSTIIFDEAQTLKNATTHRFRAARALQGDFKFALSGTPLENHLGELWSLFAVVFPGLLGSWEAFRSRFAAPIERGVDPTAAPALARVLQPFLLRRTKAQVEAQLPPRTDIRVPIVLSSEEWALYEDARLAALSDLETRKPKLKEQERRIEILAALTRLRLLASHPRLYDAGSKLESAKLERFMELVRELRAEGHRALVFSQFTSHLALVREVLDAEGIDYEYLDGQTPAGARAERVRAFQEGDVPLFLISLKAGGFGLNLTAATTVIHLDPWWNPAVEDQASDRAHRIGQERPVTVYRLVTRGTIEEQMLSLHEHKRALVAGVLEGKDAAGRLSTQELLGLLSQRLAPPGEEEGPRTRH; encoded by the coding sequence ATGTCCGCGCCGCTCGATGAGTCCGTGACTCCCTTGTTCGATACGGCCAGCGATGCGCTGGCGTGGCTGCGGGCGCAGGGGCTCGAGCACCTGTCGCGGCTGAGCCTGGCGGTGCTGATGCCGCTGGTGGATGCCGCCTGGTTGCCGCAGGCGCGGCCCGTGCTCGCCCGCCGCCGGCTGGTGGAGTTGTTGAGCACGGACTCGCTGGCGCGTTGGATGACGGAGGCGATGCCGTCGCCCCGGATGAAGGAGCTGCTGCCCACGCTCGCCTGGCGCTTCGTGGAGGCGGAGCGGCTGGGCGCGGAGGCGTCACGGGCCTCGCTCGAGGAGCGGCTCGCGCCGCCTGGGGATTCCCGCACGCATCGCGTCCATGGGCTGTTGCTGGCGTTGCGCGCGCGGGTTCCAGCGTCCGTCGCGCCTCGGCCGGTGCACGCGCTGGTGCCGGACCTGATGCAGTACGACGCGCCGCTGCCGGGCTTCCGCCTGCGCGAGACGCGCATCTCCGAGCTGCCGGTGGGCGCGCACGCGGGCTTCATCCTCCCCGAGGCCCGGCTGATTTTCTCCCCCACCGAAGTCACGGGGGACTGCTCTTGCGGCGCGACGTTCTGCGTCCACCTGCTGGCGGTCATCGACACGGCGCTGCTGTGGCTGCGCCAGCCCTGGTCGGAGACCTTTGGCGAGGAGCTGGAGGAGCTGGTCCGTCCCGGCTGGGAGCGCGCGCTGCGGGCGCTGGAGCGGGCCGTCGATGACAGCCCCGGCGGGCCCGGGGGTGGGGAGGTTTCCTGGCGGCTGGACGTCATCAACGGGTACGGCGTGGAGCTGGCGCCGTACGTGCACAAGCGCAACAAGAAGGGGCAGCGCAGCACGGGCGCGAAGGTGAGCCGGCGCAAGCTGCTCCAGGAGCATGGCTCGCAGTTGTCGGCGGCGGATGCGCGGCTGGCGGCGTTGCTGCCGGAGTCGGAGGCCCCGGCGTCGCGCGCGCTGCTCTTCGAGCTGGTGGGGCATCCTCGCATCCACCTGGATGAGAACCCGGACCTGCTGGTGCGCATCGAGCGCGCGAAGGTCGGGCTCGTCGCCGAGGACCGGGACGGGGTGGTCATCGTCAGCGCGGGCGTGGATGGCGCGACGCTGCCCTCGGCGATGCTGGAGCGGGTGCGCAGGGCGCCGCCGGAGGAGGGGCTCTACGTCTGGGACGACCACCAGCGGGTGCTCACCGTGCTGGACGCGGGGCCGGAGGTCCGCGCGCTGCTGACGGCGTTGAACCGCCACGGCAACGCGTTTCCGCCGGAGAGCCATGTGGCGCTGCTGGACCAGCTGTCGAAGCTGTCCCTGCGCGTGCCGGTGGCGCTGCCCCGGAGCGTCATGGGGGAGTCGGTGCCGCTGCGTTACGTCTCCGTGGTGCGCATGGAGGCGCATGCGAGCGGCGCGGTCCGCGTGGAGCTGCGTGCCCGCCCGCTGCCTGACAGCCCCACGTTCATTCCGGGGGAGGGGGCGCGTGACGTCCACATCCGGCGAGGCACGGGGGCGGTGCACGCGGTGCGGGACTTCGTTCAGGAACGCGATACGGCGGAGCTGCTGCAGGCCCGGTTGCCGCTGGACACGGCGGAGCCCGAGGAGCTGCCCTTCACCTTCCGCTTCACCAGCGCGCAGGGCGGCCTGGCGGTACTCGCGGCGTGTACGGAGGTGGAGCCTCGGCCGGAGCTGGAGTGGGTGGGGGCGCCGGTGCGGCTGTTCCAGGCCCCCGCGCCTCAGGCGCTGAAGGTCATCCTGGAGCGGAAGCGGGACTGGTTCGGCGTGCTGGGCGGGCTGTCCGTGGAAGGCGAGCGGGTGGAGCTGGCGCGGTTGCTGGACGCGGCTCGGCGCAAGGAGCGCTGGGTCCAGGTGGACGCGACGTCCTACGTGGAGATTGAGGGGGCGCTGCGGGAGCACCTGGAGCGGCTGGCGGACCATGCCCACGCCACACGCCATGGGCTGGAGGTGGGGCCCTCCGCGGTGGAGGCGCTCACCGCGCTCCAGGACGCCGGCGCGGACGTCGAGGCGGACAAGACGTGGCAGTCGCTGGTGGAGCGCATCTTCGCGGCGAAGGAGCTGAAGCCGCGGGTGCCCGCGGGGCTGAAGACGGCGCTGCGGGACTATCAGCAGGAGGGCTTCCGCTGGCTGACGCGGTTGGCGTCGTGGGGGGCGGGTGGGGTGCTCGCGGACGACATGGGCCTGGGCAAGACGGTGCAGGCGCTGACGGTGCTCCTGGACCGGAGCAAGCTGGGGCCCGCGCTGGTGCTGGCGCCGACGTCCGTGGCCTTCAACTGGATGGAGGAGGCGAAGCGCTTCGCGCCGTCGCTGCGGATGACGCTGTTCTCGGAGGTGGCGGACCGGGGTCAGACGTTGGAGCGCTTGGGGCCCAAGGACGTGCTGGTGATGAGCTATGGCCTGCTCACGCGGGACATCGAGCGGCTGTCGAAGCTCCGCTTCTCCACCATCATCTTCGACGAGGCGCAGACGCTGAAGAACGCGACGACGCACCGCTTCCGCGCGGCGCGGGCGCTCCAGGGGGACTTCAAGTTCGCGCTCTCCGGCACGCCGCTGGAGAACCACCTGGGCGAGCTGTGGAGCCTCTTCGCCGTCGTCTTCCCAGGGCTGCTCGGGAGCTGGGAGGCGTTCCGCTCGCGCTTCGCCGCGCCGATTGAGCGGGGCGTGGACCCGACGGCCGCGCCCGCGCTGGCCCGGGTGCTTCAGCCCTTCCTGCTGCGCCGCACGAAGGCGCAGGTGGAGGCGCAGTTGCCGCCGCGCACGGACATCCGGGTGCCCATCGTCCTGTCGTCCGAGGAGTGGGCGCTCTACGAGGACGCGCGGCTGGCGGCGCTCTCGGATTTGGAGACGCGCAAGCCGAAGCTGAAGGAGCAGGAGCGGCGCATCGAAATCCTGGCGGCGCTCACGCGGCTGCGCCTGCTGGCTTCACATCCGCGGTTGTATGACGCGGGCTCGAAGCTGGAGTCGGCCAAGCTGGAGCGGTTCATGGAGTTGGTGCGGGAGCTCCGCGCGGAGGGGCATCGCGCGCTCGTGTTCAGCCAGTTCACGTCCCATCTGGCGCTGGTGCGCGAGGTGCTGGACGCGGAGGGGATTGATTACGAGTACCTGGATGGACAGACGCCCGCGGGGGCTCGGGCCGAGCGGGTGCGCGCGTTCCAGGAGGGGGACGTCCCGCTGTTCCTGATTTCGCTCAAGGCCGGTGGCTTCGGGCTGAACCTCACGGCGGCGACCACGGTGATTCACCTGGACCCGTGGTGGAACCCCGCCGTGGAGGACCAGGCCTCCGACCGCGCGCACCGGATTGGCCAGGAGCGGCCGGTGACGGTGTACCGGCTGGTGACGCGGGGGACCATCGAGGAGCAGATGCTGTCGCTGCACGAGCACAAGCGCGCGCTGGTGGCGGGGGTGCTGGAAGGGAAGGACGCGGCTGGACGGCTGTCGACCCAGGAGTTGCTGGGGTTGCTGTCTCAGCGACTGGCGCCGCCTGGGGAGGAGGAGGGGCCTCGGACTCGGCACTGA